The following proteins are co-located in the Neomonachus schauinslandi chromosome 8, ASM220157v2, whole genome shotgun sequence genome:
- the PRPF4B gene encoding serine/threonine-protein kinase PRP4 homolog isoform X2: MRDGSAPSSSTSTTLYRPGSRRHRRRGVRKFKMAAAETLSVREQPEMEDADNSEKSVNEENGEVSEDQSQNKHSRHKKKKHKHRSKHKKHKHSSEEDKDKKHKHKHKHKKHKRKEIIDASDKEGMSPAKRTKLDDLALLEDLEKQRALIKAELDNELMEGKVQSGMGLILQGYESGSEEEGEIHEKARNGNRSSTRSSSTKGKLELMDNKNSTKKRSKSRSKERTRHRSDKKKSKGGVEIVKEKTTRSKSKERKKSRSPSKRSKSQDQARKSKSPTLRRRSQEKIGKARSPTDDKVKIEDKSRSKDRKKSPIINESRSRDRGKKSRSPVDLRGKSKDRRSRSKERKSKRSDTDKEKKPIKSPSKDASSGKENRSPSRRPGRSPKRRSLSPKQRDKSRRSRSPLVNDRRSKQSKSPSRTLSPGRRAKSRSLERKRREPERRRLSSPRTRPRDDILSRRERSKDASPINRWSPTRRRASRSPIRRRSRSPLRRSRSPRRRSRSPRRRDRGRRSRSRLRRRSRSRGGRRRRSRSKIKEDKFKGSLSEGMKVEQESSSDDNLEDFDVEEEDEEALIEQRRIQRQAIVQKYKYLAEDSNMSVPSEPSSPQSSICTRSPSPDDILERVAADVKEYERENVDTFEASVKAKHNLMTVEQNNGSSQKKLLAPDMFTESDDMFAAYFDSARLRAAGIGKDFKENPNLRDNWTDAEGYYRVNIGEVLDKRYNVYGYTGQGVFSNVVRARDNARANQEVAVKIIRNNELMQKTGLKELEFLKKLNDADPDDKFHCLRLFRHFYHKQHLCLVFEPLSMNLREVLKKYGKDVGLHIKAVRSYSQQLFLALKLLKRCNILHADIKPDNILVNESKTILKLCDFGSASHVADNDITPYLVSRFYRAPEISNYR, from the exons ATGCGCGACGgctctgctccctcttcctccacttcCACTACCTTATACCGTCCGGGaagccgccgccaccgccgccgagGAGTCAGGAAGTTCAAGATGGCCGCCGCGGAGACTCTGTCGGTGCGGGAACAGCCAGA GATGGAAGATGCTGATAATTCCGAAAAGAgtgtaaatgaagaaaatggagaagTATCAGAAGACCAGTCTCAAAATAAGCACAGTCGTcacaaaaaaaagaagcataaacaCAGAAGTAAACATAAGAAACATAAACATTCCTCAGAAGAAGATAAGgataaaaaacataaacataagcATAAAcataagaaacacaaaagaaaagagattattGATGCTTCTGACAAAGAAGGTATGTCTCCAGCAAAAAGAACTAAACTTGATGATTTAGCTTTGCTGGAAGACTTGGAAAAACAGAGAGCCTTGATTAAAGCTGAACTTGATAATGAGTTAATGGAAGGAAAGGTCCAATCTGGGATGGGGCTCATATTGCAAGGCTATGAGTCTGGCTCTGAAGAAGAGGGGGAGATTCatgaaaaagcaagaaatggaaATAGGTCTAGTACCAGATCATCAAGTACAAAGGGGAAACTTGAACTAATGGACAATAAAAATAGTACGAAAAAGCGAAGTAAAAGCAGATCCAAAGAACGGACTAGACATaggagtgataaaaagaaaagtaagggaGGTGTTGAAATAGTTAAAGAGAAGACAACTAGGAGCAAgtcaaaggagaggaaaaagtcCAGAAGTCCATCCAAGAGAAGTAAGTCTCAAGATCAAGCAAGGAAATCAAAATCTCCTACCCTTAGAAGGCGATCTCAAGAGAAAATTGGGAAGGCCAGATCTCCTACTGATGACAAGGTTAAAATTGAAGATAAAAGTAGgtcaaaagatagaaaaaaatcccCAATTATAAATGAAAGTAGAAGTCGTGATCGAGGCAAAAAATCCAGATCCCCAGTTGACTTAAGAGGTAAATCCAAAGACAGAAGATCACGGTCCaaagagagaaaatcaaaacGGTCTGACACGGATAAAGAAAAGAAGCCAATTAAATCTCCCTCTAAAGATGCTTCTTCTGGGAAAGAAAATCGGTCACCCAGTAGAAGACCGGGTCGAAGTCCTAAAAGAAGAAGTTTGTCTCCAAAACAACGGGATAAATCAAGGAGAAGTAGATCTCCACTTGTAAATGACAGAAGGTCTAAACAAAGCAAATCACCTTCCCGAACTCTGTCTCCTGGTAGAAGAGCCAAGAGCCGATCCTTGGAAAGAAAACGAAGAGAACCAGAAAGGAGACGACTTTCTTCTCCAAG AACACGACCTCGAGATGATATCCTCAGTAGACGTGAAAGATCAAAAGATGCCAGCCCGATCAATAGGTGGTCTCCAACCCGAAGAAGAGCAAGTAGATCTCCCATCAGAAGACGGTCTCGTTCCCCACTCAGACGTAGTAGGTCACCCAGGAGAAGAAGCAGGTCTCCTCGGAGGAG gGACAGAGGTCGGAGGAGCCGGTCACGCTTGAGAAGGCGGTCTCGATCACGGGGTGGTCGTAGACGTAGAAGCAGAAGCAAAATAAAGGAAGATAAATTTAAAGGAAGTCTTTCTGAAGGAATGAAAGTTGAACAAGAATCTTCATCTGATGATAA ccttgaaGACTTTGATGtagaggaagaagatgaagaagccCTAATAGAACAGAGAAGAATACAGAGGCAGGCAATTGTTCAG aaatacaaatatcttGCTGAAGATAGCAATATGTCTGTGCCATCTGAACCAAGCAGCCCTCAGAGCAGTATCTGTACACGGTCACCTTCTCCggatgacattctggaaagggtaGCTGCTGATGTGAAAGAGTATGAACGGGAAAACGTTGATACATTTGAGGCCTCAGTAAAAGCCAAGCATAATCTAATGACTGTTGAACAGAATAATG GTTCATCTCAGAAAAAGCTCTTGGCACCTGATATGTTTACCGAATCTGATGATATGTTTGCTGCCTACTTTGAT AGTGCTCGTCTTCGGGCTGCTGGCATTGGAAAAGATTTCAAAGAGAATCCCAACCTCAGGGATAACTGGACAGATGCAGAAGGCTATTACC GTGTGAACATAGGTGAAGTCCTAGATAAGCGTTACAATGTATATGGCTACACTGGCCAGGGTGTCTTCAGTAATGTCGTACGAGCCAGAGATAATGCAAGAGCCAACCAAGAAGTGGCAGTAAAAATCATCAGAAACAATGAGCTCAT gCAAAAAACTGGCTTAAAAGAACTAGAATTCCTGAAAAAACTTAATGATGCTGATCCTGATGACAAATTTCATTGTTTGCGACTCTTCAGACACTTTTATCACAAACAGCATCTCTGTCTCGTATTTGAGCCTCTAAG TATGAATTTACGAGAGGTGTTAAAAAAATATGGTAAGGATGTTGGTCTTCATATTAAAGCTGTAAGATCCTACAGTCAGCAGTTGTTCTTGGCATTAAAACTCCTTAAAAGATGCAATATCCTACATGCAGATATCAAGCCAGACAATATCCTG GTTAATGAatcaaaaactattttaaagctCTGCGATTTTGGGTCGGCTTCACATGTTGCGGATAATGACATAACACCTTATCTTGTCAGTAGATTTTATCGTGCTCCTGAAATCAGTAA ttataGGTAA
- the PRPF4B gene encoding serine/threonine-protein kinase PRP4 homolog isoform X1, translating into MRDGSAPSSSTSTTLYRPGSRRHRRRGVRKFKMAAAETLSVREQPEMEDADNSEKSVNEENGEVSEDQSQNKHSRHKKKKHKHRSKHKKHKHSSEEDKDKKHKHKHKHKKHKRKEIIDASDKEGMSPAKRTKLDDLALLEDLEKQRALIKAELDNELMEGKVQSGMGLILQGYESGSEEEGEIHEKARNGNRSSTRSSSTKGKLELMDNKNSTKKRSKSRSKERTRHRSDKKKSKGGVEIVKEKTTRSKSKERKKSRSPSKRSKSQDQARKSKSPTLRRRSQEKIGKARSPTDDKVKIEDKSRSKDRKKSPIINESRSRDRGKKSRSPVDLRGKSKDRRSRSKERKSKRSDTDKEKKPIKSPSKDASSGKENRSPSRRPGRSPKRRSLSPKQRDKSRRSRSPLVNDRRSKQSKSPSRTLSPGRRAKSRSLERKRREPERRRLSSPRTRPRDDILSRRERSKDASPINRWSPTRRRASRSPIRRRSRSPLRRSRSPRRRSRSPRRRDRGRRSRSRLRRRSRSRGGRRRRSRSKIKEDKFKGSLSEGMKVEQESSSDDNLEDFDVEEEDEEALIEQRRIQRQAIVQKYKYLAEDSNMSVPSEPSSPQSSICTRSPSPDDILERVAADVKEYERENVDTFEASVKAKHNLMTVEQNNGSSQKKLLAPDMFTESDDMFAAYFDSARLRAAGIGKDFKENPNLRDNWTDAEGYYRVNIGEVLDKRYNVYGYTGQGVFSNVVRARDNARANQEVAVKIIRNNELMQKTGLKELEFLKKLNDADPDDKFHCLRLFRHFYHKQHLCLVFEPLSMNLREVLKKYGKDVGLHIKAVRSYSQQLFLALKLLKRCNILHADIKPDNILVNESKTILKLCDFGSASHVADNDITPYLVSRFYRAPEIIIGKSYDYGIDMWSVGCTLYELYTGKILFPGKTNNHMLKLAMDLKGKMPNKMIRKGVFKDQHFDQNLNFMYIEVDKVTEREKVTVMSTINPTKDLLADLIGCQRLPEDQRKKVHQLKDLLDQILMLDPAKRISINQALQHAFIQEKI; encoded by the exons ATGCGCGACGgctctgctccctcttcctccacttcCACTACCTTATACCGTCCGGGaagccgccgccaccgccgccgagGAGTCAGGAAGTTCAAGATGGCCGCCGCGGAGACTCTGTCGGTGCGGGAACAGCCAGA GATGGAAGATGCTGATAATTCCGAAAAGAgtgtaaatgaagaaaatggagaagTATCAGAAGACCAGTCTCAAAATAAGCACAGTCGTcacaaaaaaaagaagcataaacaCAGAAGTAAACATAAGAAACATAAACATTCCTCAGAAGAAGATAAGgataaaaaacataaacataagcATAAAcataagaaacacaaaagaaaagagattattGATGCTTCTGACAAAGAAGGTATGTCTCCAGCAAAAAGAACTAAACTTGATGATTTAGCTTTGCTGGAAGACTTGGAAAAACAGAGAGCCTTGATTAAAGCTGAACTTGATAATGAGTTAATGGAAGGAAAGGTCCAATCTGGGATGGGGCTCATATTGCAAGGCTATGAGTCTGGCTCTGAAGAAGAGGGGGAGATTCatgaaaaagcaagaaatggaaATAGGTCTAGTACCAGATCATCAAGTACAAAGGGGAAACTTGAACTAATGGACAATAAAAATAGTACGAAAAAGCGAAGTAAAAGCAGATCCAAAGAACGGACTAGACATaggagtgataaaaagaaaagtaagggaGGTGTTGAAATAGTTAAAGAGAAGACAACTAGGAGCAAgtcaaaggagaggaaaaagtcCAGAAGTCCATCCAAGAGAAGTAAGTCTCAAGATCAAGCAAGGAAATCAAAATCTCCTACCCTTAGAAGGCGATCTCAAGAGAAAATTGGGAAGGCCAGATCTCCTACTGATGACAAGGTTAAAATTGAAGATAAAAGTAGgtcaaaagatagaaaaaaatcccCAATTATAAATGAAAGTAGAAGTCGTGATCGAGGCAAAAAATCCAGATCCCCAGTTGACTTAAGAGGTAAATCCAAAGACAGAAGATCACGGTCCaaagagagaaaatcaaaacGGTCTGACACGGATAAAGAAAAGAAGCCAATTAAATCTCCCTCTAAAGATGCTTCTTCTGGGAAAGAAAATCGGTCACCCAGTAGAAGACCGGGTCGAAGTCCTAAAAGAAGAAGTTTGTCTCCAAAACAACGGGATAAATCAAGGAGAAGTAGATCTCCACTTGTAAATGACAGAAGGTCTAAACAAAGCAAATCACCTTCCCGAACTCTGTCTCCTGGTAGAAGAGCCAAGAGCCGATCCTTGGAAAGAAAACGAAGAGAACCAGAAAGGAGACGACTTTCTTCTCCAAG AACACGACCTCGAGATGATATCCTCAGTAGACGTGAAAGATCAAAAGATGCCAGCCCGATCAATAGGTGGTCTCCAACCCGAAGAAGAGCAAGTAGATCTCCCATCAGAAGACGGTCTCGTTCCCCACTCAGACGTAGTAGGTCACCCAGGAGAAGAAGCAGGTCTCCTCGGAGGAG gGACAGAGGTCGGAGGAGCCGGTCACGCTTGAGAAGGCGGTCTCGATCACGGGGTGGTCGTAGACGTAGAAGCAGAAGCAAAATAAAGGAAGATAAATTTAAAGGAAGTCTTTCTGAAGGAATGAAAGTTGAACAAGAATCTTCATCTGATGATAA ccttgaaGACTTTGATGtagaggaagaagatgaagaagccCTAATAGAACAGAGAAGAATACAGAGGCAGGCAATTGTTCAG aaatacaaatatcttGCTGAAGATAGCAATATGTCTGTGCCATCTGAACCAAGCAGCCCTCAGAGCAGTATCTGTACACGGTCACCTTCTCCggatgacattctggaaagggtaGCTGCTGATGTGAAAGAGTATGAACGGGAAAACGTTGATACATTTGAGGCCTCAGTAAAAGCCAAGCATAATCTAATGACTGTTGAACAGAATAATG GTTCATCTCAGAAAAAGCTCTTGGCACCTGATATGTTTACCGAATCTGATGATATGTTTGCTGCCTACTTTGAT AGTGCTCGTCTTCGGGCTGCTGGCATTGGAAAAGATTTCAAAGAGAATCCCAACCTCAGGGATAACTGGACAGATGCAGAAGGCTATTACC GTGTGAACATAGGTGAAGTCCTAGATAAGCGTTACAATGTATATGGCTACACTGGCCAGGGTGTCTTCAGTAATGTCGTACGAGCCAGAGATAATGCAAGAGCCAACCAAGAAGTGGCAGTAAAAATCATCAGAAACAATGAGCTCAT gCAAAAAACTGGCTTAAAAGAACTAGAATTCCTGAAAAAACTTAATGATGCTGATCCTGATGACAAATTTCATTGTTTGCGACTCTTCAGACACTTTTATCACAAACAGCATCTCTGTCTCGTATTTGAGCCTCTAAG TATGAATTTACGAGAGGTGTTAAAAAAATATGGTAAGGATGTTGGTCTTCATATTAAAGCTGTAAGATCCTACAGTCAGCAGTTGTTCTTGGCATTAAAACTCCTTAAAAGATGCAATATCCTACATGCAGATATCAAGCCAGACAATATCCTG GTTAATGAatcaaaaactattttaaagctCTGCGATTTTGGGTCGGCTTCACATGTTGCGGATAATGACATAACACCTTATCTTGTCAGTAGATTTTATCGTGCTCCTGAAATCA ttataGGTAAAAGCTATGATTATGGTATAGATATGTGGTCTGTAGGTTGTACCTTATATGAACTCTACActggaaaaattttatttcctggCAAAACCAATAACCATATGTTGAAGCTCGCCATGGATCTCAAAGGAAAGATGCCAAATAAG